Below is a window of Acidobacteriota bacterium DNA.
CCTGTTCGTCTGGGTCCGTTGGACGCTGCCCCGGTTCCGCTACGATCAGTTGATGGATCTCGGTTGGAAACGATTGTTCCCGCTCGCTCTATTAAACCTGTTGGTGACGGCCCTCTTGGTCGCCTTCGATATCGTGTAGCGGGAGAGACAGGACAAGATGGAACAGATTGCATTCATCGTCCTTTCCGGCCTGGCGCTGATCTCGGCGTTGGTGGTGGTCTTCCATCGCAACCAGGTCATCAGCGCCCTGGCGTTGGCCGGCAATCTTGTCGCCATCGCCGGGTTCTACATGCTGCTGAATGCGCAGTTCCTGGCGCTCTTACAGGTGATCGTCTACGCCGGCGCCATCATGGTGCTGGTGCTGTTCGTCATCATGCTGTTGAACGTGGCCGAGGAAGCTCGCAGCCACGACTCCAGCCCGATCCAACGCTATCTGTCGCCGATCCTTGCGATCGTCTTCGTGGTCGCCCTCGGTGCCGCGCTCTTCGGGTCGGGCAGCGCGGAGCCGTTTGCGCCCGCATCGGACAGTTTTGGCACCGTGGACCAGGTCGGCATATCGCTGTTCACCACGTTCTTCTATGCGTTCGAGGTGATCTCGCTGCTTCTGGTGGTGGCCATGGTGGGTTCCGTCTTGCTGGCCAAGAGGAGGCTGTAGCGTGTCCTCCCAATCCCTCCTGATCGTCTCTGCGGTCCTGTTCGCCCTTGGCACCTTCGGCGTGCTGTGGAACCGCGGCGCCATCATGATCCTGATGTGTGTCGAGATCATGCTCAATGCCTCCAACCTGGTGTTCATCGTTTTTTCTCGACAGTACGATCATGCCGACGGGCAGGTCTTCGCGTTTTTCATCATGACTCTGGCCGCCGCCGAGGCGGCGGTGGGTCTGGCGATCGTCATCGCGCTCTTTCGGTTGAAGGACTCGACCGACGTCGACGAACTGAACCTGTTGAAGTGGTAGTGCACCGATGTTGAATCTGATCTGGCTCATTCCGCTGCTACCCCTCGCCGGGGTCCTGATCAATCTGTTCCTCGGCGGTCGCATGGGGCGTCGCGGGGTCTACGTCGTCGGCTGCGGGATGGTGCTGCTGGCCTTCCTGGTTTCTCTCGGCGCAGTGTGGGAACTCTCGCAGCTGCCACATGATCAGCGAAATTTCGATACCGAGATCGCCACCTGGATGCCGTTGGGTGAGGTGGCCGGCAAGACGATGACCGTCGGTTGGGGCTTCGCGCTCGACACCCTCAGCTCGGTCCTGCTGCTGGTCGTCACCGGTGTCGGTTTCCTGATCCATCTCTACAGCACCGGCTACATGTCCCATGAGAAGGACTATCGACGGTTCTTCCTCTACCTGAACCTGTTCATGGCGATGATGCTGACCCTGGTGCTGGCGGACAATCTGTTGGTGTTGTTCGTGGGCTGGGAGGGTGTCGGTCTCTGTTCGTACCTCTTGATCGGCTTCTTCTACGACAAGCCGTTCGACGCCCGCACCGGTCTCAGCTGTGCCGACGCCGGTCGCAAGGCGTTCATCGTCAACCGTATCGGGGATTTCGCGTTCCTGATCGGCATGCTCTATCTGGCGATCCAGTTCGGGACCCTGAAGTTCAGCGAGCTGAACACGGCCCTGGCCCACGGCGGCCAGGACACGGCGATGCTGACCGCGGTCGGTGTGCTGCTGTTCATCGGCGCCTGCGGCAAGTCGGCGCAGATCCCGCTGTTTGTCTGGCTCCCCGATGCCATGGCCGGCCCGACCCCGGTCTCGGCGCTGATCCACGCCGCGACGATGGTCACGGCCGGTGTCTACATGGTCTGTCGGATGTCCGGTCTTTACGCCCACACCCCCGACGCGATGCTGTTGATCGCCACGGTCGGCGCGGCCACCGCGCTCTTCGCGGCGACGATGGGCATCACGGCCACCGACATCAAGAAGGTCCTGGCCTATTCCACCGTCTCGCAGCTCGGCTTCATGTTTGCCGCCGCCGGTGTCGGCGCCTACTCCGCCGCCATGTTCCACCTGATGACCCACGCCTTCTTCAAGGCGTTGCTCTTCCTGGGTGCCGGCAGCGTGATCCACGGTCTCTCCGGCGAGCAGGACATCCGCAAGATGGGTGGGTTGAGGGCCAAGATG
It encodes the following:
- a CDS encoding NADH-quinone oxidoreductase subunit J; this encodes MEQIAFIVLSGLALISALVVVFHRNQVISALALAGNLVAIAGFYMLLNAQFLALLQVIVYAGAIMVLVLFVIMLLNVAEEARSHDSSPIQRYLSPILAIVFVVALGAALFGSGSAEPFAPASDSFGTVDQVGISLFTTFFYAFEVISLLLVVAMVGSVLLAKRRL
- the nuoK gene encoding NADH-quinone oxidoreductase subunit NuoK, producing the protein MSSQSLLIVSAVLFALGTFGVLWNRGAIMILMCVEIMLNASNLVFIVFSRQYDHADGQVFAFFIMTLAAAEAAVGLAIVIALFRLKDSTDVDELNLLKW
- the nuoL gene encoding NADH-quinone oxidoreductase subunit L translates to MLNLIWLIPLLPLAGVLINLFLGGRMGRRGVYVVGCGMVLLAFLVSLGAVWELSQLPHDQRNFDTEIATWMPLGEVAGKTMTVGWGFALDTLSSVLLLVVTGVGFLIHLYSTGYMSHEKDYRRFFLYLNLFMAMMLTLVLADNLLVLFVGWEGVGLCSYLLIGFFYDKPFDARTGLSCADAGRKAFIVNRIGDFAFLIGMLYLAIQFGTLKFSELNTALAHGGQDTAMLTAVGVLLFIGACGKSAQIPLFVWLPDAMAGPTPVSALIHAATMVTAGVYMVCRMSGLYAHTPDAMLLIATVGAATALFAATMGITATDIKKVLAYSTVSQLGFMFAAAGVGAYSAAMFHLMTHAFFKALLFLGAGSVIHGLSGEQDIRKMGGLRAKMPTTFWTFGVATLAIAGIFPLAGFFSKDEILAGAWNGNHKIVWAVLLVAAICTAFYMTRLTYLVFFGKFRGDKDAWSHAHESPRTMTVPLTILGLLSIAGGWIGIPKVITLGKDINFFHHWVDESIVKPGSHGGGHGAEAAAHHASVGMEWALIGIALTASIVGILFAVRIYK